The following coding sequences lie in one Bartonella sp. DGB1 genomic window:
- a CDS encoding TerC family protein has translation MEWLLDPNAWIGLVTLIILEIVLGIDNLIFIAILANKLPVKQRNKARILGLSCALIMRLILLLTIFWVASLQQVIFSIQGIDVTIRGLIMIAGGIFLLAKSTIELHERLEPDSEDDKESSATQAVFWQVIVQIVILDIIFSLDSVITAVGMVQYVSIMVIAMLIAVAVMMWSSKFLVEFISKHPTVVILCLGFLMLIGFSLIIEGIGFHVPKGYLYFAIGFSIMVELFNQISRRKQKKYLTASNLRARTASTVLRMLGASNTVAVKDNVDLIVQQTTEQEVFQPEEKHMIQSVLELAERPIRSIMSPRNEVEWLDLNESLDEIKQTIYELKHSRIILAKDKIDEFIGIALVKDLLKQLSQEGNINWVNITKKPLVLHENTSVLRVMELLKGSPLQLAVIVDEHGSFEGIVTPTDLLEAIAGNFPEDEELPALIEEADGSQIVDGFADIRWISSILNVNLVDESDRYATLAGYILWKLAHLPVAGETFEDKGYRFKILSMEKRNIAKVHISKLKEQ, from the coding sequence TAGGTCTATCTTGCGCATTGATTATGCGACTTATTCTTCTATTAACTATTTTTTGGGTGGCATCGCTTCAACAAGTTATATTTTCTATCCAGGGTATTGATGTAACTATCCGAGGGTTGATAATGATAGCCGGGGGAATATTTTTATTAGCTAAAAGTACTATAGAACTACATGAAAGATTGGAGCCTGATAGCGAAGATGATAAAGAATCTTCTGCTACACAGGCAGTATTTTGGCAGGTGATTGTACAGATAGTAATATTAGATATTATTTTCTCTTTAGATAGTGTTATTACCGCTGTAGGAATGGTACAATATGTCTCTATAATGGTTATTGCTATGTTAATCGCAGTAGCAGTTATGATGTGGTCTTCTAAATTTTTAGTAGAGTTTATTTCGAAACATCCTACTGTCGTTATTTTATGTCTTGGTTTCCTAATGTTAATTGGCTTTAGTTTAATTATTGAAGGAATAGGATTCCATGTACCTAAAGGATATTTATATTTTGCTATTGGATTCTCTATAATGGTAGAATTATTTAATCAAATTAGCAGGCGTAAACAGAAAAAATATTTAACTGCTAGTAATTTAAGAGCAAGAACAGCATCGACAGTGTTACGGATGTTAGGAGCATCTAATACGGTTGCAGTAAAAGATAATGTTGATCTTATTGTGCAGCAAACAACTGAACAAGAGGTATTTCAGCCGGAAGAAAAACATATGATACAAAGCGTATTAGAGTTAGCCGAAAGACCAATAAGATCTATAATGTCCCCTAGAAATGAAGTGGAATGGTTAGATTTAAATGAAAGTTTAGATGAAATTAAGCAAACCATTTATGAATTAAAACATAGTCGTATAATTTTAGCTAAGGATAAAATTGATGAATTTATAGGTATAGCTTTAGTTAAAGATTTGTTAAAGCAATTAAGCCAAGAAGGTAATATAAATTGGGTAAATATAACTAAGAAGCCACTCGTATTGCATGAAAACACTAGTGTTTTAAGGGTGATGGAACTATTGAAGGGCTCGCCATTACAATTAGCTGTAATTGTAGATGAACATGGATCCTTTGAAGGGATAGTAACACCAACAGATCTATTAGAAGCTATAGCAGGAAATTTTCCTGAAGATGAAGAACTGCCAGCATTGATAGAAGAAGCTGACGGAAGTCAAATAGTGGATGGATTTGCTGATATCAGATGGATTTCGAGCATCTTAAATGTTAATTTAGTTGATGAAAGCGATAGATATGCAACTTTAGCAGGATATATTTTGTGGAAGTTAGCACATTTACCAGTAGCTGGTGAAACATTCGAAGATAAGGGGTATAGATTCAAGATTTTATCTATGGAAAAAAGAAATATTGCTAAGGTGCATATTTCTAAATTAAAAGAACAATAA
- a CDS encoding dihydroneopterin aldolase — MTKILLSNDYLNDENISLVNRSNDILEFYLKFNDIDNNDIDNIVKENILFNILLEADELLEKKYDAKLKLLQSLKDIYVYCDNSEKVKQLLVYKNTELIDKKFILLCPITIMPEPIEFINSIFTGVTILVNENNNTAFERSFLPFLFNKNKAFNKCNLTLSIAGYFELADIPRCVAVGIENIFLYFNENIKISELLQVLTPAYLIKNQQLEEARDRIFVKDYCFPMVIGAYAYEQKNKQNVFFDITVEITKQHYRQIRKDQIFSYDIIIDAIHIFAAQENILFVENLAQDIADYLLKTNYIWSVEITISKDRVIDGRVGVNIRRDYIKEYLT, encoded by the coding sequence ATGACAAAAATTTTATTATCAAACGATTATTTGAATGATGAAAATATTAGCTTGGTGAATAGATCTAATGATATCTTAGAATTTTATTTAAAATTTAATGATATTGACAATAATGATATTGATAATATAGTAAAAGAAAATATTCTTTTTAATATTTTACTAGAGGCAGATGAATTATTAGAGAAAAAATATGATGCTAAGTTAAAATTATTACAAAGTTTAAAGGATATATACGTATATTGTGATAACAGCGAAAAAGTTAAGCAATTATTAGTTTATAAAAATACTGAGTTAATAGATAAAAAATTTATTTTATTATGTCCTATAACAATAATGCCGGAGCCAATAGAATTTATTAATTCTATTTTTACGGGTGTAACTATTCTAGTTAATGAAAATAATAATACAGCCTTTGAACGTTCTTTTTTACCATTTTTATTTAACAAAAATAAAGCTTTTAACAAATGTAATTTAACTTTATCTATTGCAGGATATTTTGAGTTAGCAGATATACCTAGATGTGTTGCCGTAGGTATTGAAAATATATTTTTATATTTTAATGAAAATATAAAAATATCTGAGTTATTACAAGTTCTTACGCCTGCTTATCTAATAAAAAATCAACAGCTAGAAGAGGCAAGAGATAGAATTTTTGTAAAAGATTATTGTTTTCCTATGGTTATAGGAGCATATGCTTATGAACAAAAAAATAAGCAAAATGTTTTCTTTGATATAACTGTAGAAATTACTAAGCAACATTATAGACAGATCAGAAAAGATCAAATTTTTTCTTACGATATTATTATTGACGCTATTCATATCTTTGCTGCTCAAGAAAATATTTTATTTGTAGAAAATTTAGCTCAAGATATAGCTGATTACTTATTGAAAACTAATTATATTTGGTCAGTAGAAATTACAATTTCTAAAGATAGAGTAATAGATGGACGTGTTGGAGTAAATATTAGAAGAGATTATATAAAGGAATATTTAACCTAA
- a CDS encoding YbhN family protein: MNIKKYLGSIIGIAIFLLCAVILYHKFQKIDINLILQYFTNIPIQAWLLACCGALIAYFTLALYDYIGLQNLGKKINLSFILFASFSTYAISHNIGASVLSGAAIRYRLYKSKNLSLVEIAALVAFCSFTFIIGVLSLTAFILIFYPSVFQIFYEDLSAFYFVMIGLIIFLLIVLYIIGSLTNFRSLKLTKKLSIPYPKFSIVLKQLIIAPIEILGAALIIYAVIPAEYNVSFVLLLGVFLASFSATLLSNAPAGGLGVLELIFILGLPHIPTEVIIASLLVFRLLYLIIPLFLSLIFIGIFEIKQIKKSI, translated from the coding sequence ATGAATATTAAAAAATATTTAGGATCAATAATTGGAATAGCCATATTTTTATTATGTGCGGTGATTCTATATCACAAATTTCAAAAAATTGATATTAACTTGATATTACAATATTTTACTAATATTCCTATCCAAGCTTGGTTATTAGCATGCTGTGGGGCCTTAATAGCCTATTTTACTCTAGCGTTATATGATTATATTGGATTACAAAATTTAGGCAAAAAGATCAATTTGAGTTTTATCTTATTCGCCTCTTTTTCTACTTATGCTATATCTCACAATATCGGAGCTTCAGTTTTATCTGGAGCCGCTATAAGATATCGTTTATATAAAAGTAAAAATCTATCTTTAGTTGAGATAGCTGCATTAGTAGCTTTTTGTTCTTTTACTTTTATTATAGGAGTTTTATCTTTAACAGCATTTATTTTAATTTTTTATCCTTCTGTTTTCCAAATATTTTATGAAGATCTCTCAGCTTTTTATTTTGTTATGATCGGTTTAATAATATTTTTATTAATAGTTCTTTATATAATAGGTAGCTTAACTAACTTTAGATCATTAAAATTAACTAAAAAATTATCTATCCCTTATCCAAAATTTTCTATTGTTTTAAAACAATTAATTATAGCCCCTATTGAAATATTAGGAGCAGCATTGATTATTTATGCAGTTATTCCTGCTGAATATAATGTTAGCTTTGTTCTATTATTAGGAGTATTTTTAGCTTCATTCTCGGCTACATTATTATCAAACGCACCTGCAGGTGGTTTAGGAGTATTAGAATTAATTTTTATATTAGGCCTCCCACATATACCTACAGAAGTAATAATAGCTTCTCTACTAGTGTTCAGATTACTTTATCTTATTATTCCTCTTTTTCTTTCATTAATTTTTATAGGTATATTTGAAATAAAACAAATTAAAAAATCTATTTAA
- the secD gene encoding protein translocase subunit SecD: protein MRTPRWLIIFYSIIIAIGVFLTIPNFFSKDELKNISWLPNSQITLGLDLQGGSYLMLSIDKETMIRDQLRPILTEIRQHLNSENIITPSIRIINGEIIVTPRKISQLNDIIKSLNNFDQAQSNVDTKRINVINDKEKIIIELSDTYIKNLLANAITQSMEIIRQRVDQVGVAEPAIQKIGNDQIMVQLPGLKDPTQLRELLGSTAKMTFHLLANENDEKNGNILIIEDAKNPEIKYKLVAQAALDGSHLLDAKSTFDSQTNKPIISFRLDSEGTKTFARITQHNIGRPFAIVLDNKVLTAPTIQTAILGGSGQISGNFTIEETVTLSALLRAGALPVPLIVVEERSVGPDLGADSIKRGFYTGVIGFLLVAAFIIILYGFWGLVANFALLLHTILTLSALTILGATLTLPGIAGIILGIGIAVDANILINERIKEETRKGMSAFAALDRGFNSAFSTIVDANVTALIATALLFWFGTGPVRGFAVTMFLSIIISMFTAVTIVRIIMQWLVKRKKYKTLEIKPLINMNIIKSNIKFMNIRYWGISISLILSIIASILFIKPGLNYGIDFIGGIQIEAKSTHTLPLADIRNKLTQLQLGEITLQNIDGDKNILIKVQKQDGSEIAQTNALELVKKTLLDNYPALTFEKTEVVGPKISESLTTSGLIAVSLAMLFMCLYIWWRFEWFFAFGAIITLILDITKMIGFFVIFKIDFNLTAIAALLTIIGYSINDKVVVYDRMRENLRLYKKMPLREIIDLSINQVFVRCIFTSVTTCLAMLPMAIYGGNAVYNFAVPMLAGIIIATISSILIAAPIMMLLGNWWKKYNSQTAGEQK, encoded by the coding sequence ATGCGTACTCCTCGTTGGTTAATAATATTTTACAGTATCATAATAGCTATAGGTGTTTTTTTAACGATTCCAAATTTTTTCTCTAAGGATGAATTAAAAAATATATCTTGGTTGCCTAACTCTCAAATCACCTTAGGGCTTGATCTCCAAGGCGGATCGTACCTTATGTTATCAATTGATAAAGAAACAATGATAAGGGATCAACTACGTCCTATACTGACAGAAATACGTCAACATTTGAATTCTGAAAATATTATTACTCCTTCAATTAGAATAATAAATGGAGAAATAATAGTCACGCCAAGAAAAATAAGTCAATTAAATGATATAATAAAATCATTGAATAATTTTGATCAAGCACAAAGTAACGTTGACACAAAGCGTATCAATGTTATTAATGACAAAGAAAAAATCATTATAGAATTATCAGATACATATATAAAAAATCTTTTAGCAAATGCCATTACGCAAAGTATGGAAATTATTCGTCAAAGGGTAGACCAAGTTGGCGTAGCTGAACCAGCTATACAAAAAATTGGTAATGATCAAATTATGGTACAACTACCTGGACTAAAAGATCCTACTCAATTACGTGAATTACTAGGCAGTACAGCTAAAATGACTTTTCATCTATTAGCTAATGAAAATGATGAAAAAAATGGTAATATATTAATAATTGAAGATGCCAAAAATCCAGAGATCAAATATAAGTTAGTGGCTCAAGCGGCATTAGATGGTTCTCATCTATTAGATGCTAAATCAACTTTCGATTCACAAACTAATAAACCTATAATATCTTTTCGCCTTGATAGTGAAGGCACAAAAACTTTTGCACGAATAACTCAACATAATATTGGAAGACCTTTTGCTATTGTCTTAGATAATAAAGTATTAACAGCTCCAACTATACAAACTGCTATTTTAGGTGGTAGTGGACAAATATCTGGTAATTTTACTATTGAAGAAACAGTAACTTTATCCGCCCTCCTACGTGCAGGTGCATTACCAGTTCCATTAATTGTAGTAGAAGAAAGAAGTGTTGGCCCTGATTTAGGAGCAGATTCTATTAAAAGAGGTTTTTATACAGGAGTAATTGGTTTTCTTTTAGTCGCAGCATTCATCATTATACTTTATGGCTTTTGGGGATTAGTTGCTAATTTTGCTTTATTATTACATACTATCTTAACTTTATCAGCCTTAACCATTCTAGGAGCAACATTGACCCTCCCAGGGATTGCCGGCATTATATTAGGGATAGGTATAGCAGTAGATGCAAATATACTTATAAATGAAAGAATTAAAGAAGAAACTCGTAAAGGTATGAGCGCATTTGCTGCTTTAGATCGTGGTTTCAATAGCGCTTTTTCAACTATCGTAGATGCTAATGTTACAGCATTAATTGCCACTGCATTATTATTTTGGTTTGGTACAGGACCAGTAAGAGGTTTTGCTGTAACTATGTTCTTAAGTATTATTATATCTATGTTTACAGCCGTTACTATCGTAAGAATTATAATGCAATGGCTAGTAAAACGTAAAAAATATAAAACATTAGAAATTAAACCACTAATAAATATGAATATCATCAAAAGCAATATAAAATTTATGAATATTCGCTATTGGGGGATTAGCATATCTTTAATTTTATCTATAATAGCAAGCATATTATTTATTAAACCGGGGCTCAACTACGGAATAGATTTTATTGGTGGTATTCAAATAGAAGCTAAATCTACACACACGTTACCTCTCGCAGATATCCGTAATAAATTAACTCAGCTACAATTAGGAGAAATAACATTACAGAATATTGATGGTGATAAAAATATTTTAATAAAAGTTCAAAAACAAGATGGATCTGAGATAGCTCAAACTAATGCGCTAGAGTTGGTTAAAAAAACTTTACTTGATAATTATCCTGCTTTAACTTTTGAAAAGACAGAAGTCGTAGGACCAAAAATTTCTGAAAGTTTAACAACTTCAGGACTTATTGCTGTATCCTTAGCTATGTTATTTATGTGCTTATATATATGGTGGAGGTTTGAATGGTTCTTTGCTTTTGGTGCTATCATTACCTTAATTTTAGATATAACCAAAATGATAGGCTTTTTCGTTATCTTTAAAATAGACTTTAATCTTACTGCTATTGCAGCATTACTAACCATAATTGGCTACTCAATTAATGATAAAGTAGTAGTATATGATCGAATGCGCGAAAATTTACGCCTATATAAGAAAATGCCTCTAAGAGAAATAATAGATTTAAGTATTAATCAAGTATTCGTACGTTGTATATTCACTTCTGTGACTACTTGTTTAGCTATGTTACCTATGGCAATATATGGAGGTAATGCAGTTTATAATTTTGCGGTACCTATGCTAGCAGGTATTATTATAGCTACTATATCATCAATATTAATAGCAGCACCTATAATGATGCTACTCGGCAATTGGTGGAAAAAATATAATTCTCAAACTGCCGGTGAACAAAAATAA
- a CDS encoding Rha family transcriptional regulator yields MSSREIAKLCGKEHKNVTRDIRQMFTELKIEPSKFLGKYQDSTGRKLVCYHLPKRECLILVSGYSTTLRAKIVDRWLELEQQHVPPAKLAIENQEEIIYQLPADERELPIRIKDCIRKHAEQLSNVYRLEAEKYLTKRTYGNAVGSKREVTHSKIDKCLKKVLYLDVVDTALAQNRWSHHSLFCALRSMLDKDIKAIEEIHLSADKQRGKAM; encoded by the coding sequence ATGTCTAGTCGTGAGATTGCTAAGTTGTGTGGAAAAGAACATAAGAATGTTACCCGTGATATTAGGCAAATGTTTACTGAGCTCAAAATTGAGCCCAGTAAATTTTTAGGAAAATATCAGGATAGTACAGGTCGTAAATTAGTTTGCTATCACCTACCCAAACGCGAGTGTTTAATTCTGGTCTCTGGTTATAGCACAACACTAAGAGCAAAGATTGTTGACCGCTGGTTAGAATTAGAGCAACAACACGTTCCTCCAGCTAAACTAGCAATAGAGAATCAAGAAGAAATTATATATCAATTACCAGCTGATGAAAGAGAGCTACCAATAAGAATAAAAGACTGTATCAGAAAACATGCAGAACAATTATCTAATGTTTATCGTTTGGAAGCTGAAAAATATTTAACCAAACGTACATATGGTAATGCTGTTGGTAGTAAAAGAGAAGTAACACATAGTAAAATTGATAAATGTTTAAAAAAGGTTTTATATCTTGATGTTGTAGATACAGCTTTAGCACAAAATCGTTGGAGTCATCATAGTTTATTCTGTGCGTTAAGGTCTATGCTGGATAAAGATATTAAAGCTATAGAGGAAATCCACCTTAGTGCAGACAAGCAACGAGGAAAAGCTATGTAG
- a CDS encoding phage antirepressor KilAC domain-containing protein — MVERNEKGKEARQYFIKCEKKLKQPNTANITEVLSNPDHLKALLLDNVNKVIKLQELVKEQEPKVKALEHLTRADGLLCITDAAKVLNMRPKDLFQYLQKHNWIYKRVGTSNFIPYQDKLKSGLMDCPTTTIHRPDGSEKIIAQAKITTKGLAILSEKLQATQVA; from the coding sequence ATGGTAGAACGCAATGAAAAAGGTAAAGAAGCCCGTCAATATTTTATTAAATGTGAAAAGAAGTTAAAACAACCTAATACCGCTAATATCACGGAGGTATTAAGCAATCCAGACCATTTAAAAGCATTATTATTAGATAACGTTAATAAGGTTATAAAATTACAAGAACTGGTTAAAGAACAAGAACCAAAAGTTAAGGCTTTAGAACATTTAACACGTGCTGATGGATTACTTTGTATTACTGATGCTGCTAAAGTTTTAAACATGCGCCCTAAGGATTTATTCCAATATTTACAAAAACACAATTGGATTTATAAACGCGTAGGCACAAGTAATTTTATCCCTTATCAAGATAAGTTAAAATCTGGCTTAATGGATTGTCCTACCACAACAATACATCGTCCTGATGGTAGTGAAAAAATCATAGCTCAAGCAAAAATCACCACTAAAGGTTTAGCAATATTATCTGAAAAATTACAAGCAACGCAAGTGGCATAG
- a CDS encoding antA/AntB antirepressor family protein, giving the protein MDNQLMEIKQTQIANDTIQTVNARELHEFLQVGKDFSNWIKDRINKYIF; this is encoded by the coding sequence ATGGACAATCAATTAATGGAAATCAAACAAACACAAATAGCTAACGATACAATACAAACTGTTAACGCTCGTGAATTACATGAATTTTTACAAGTAGGTAAAGATTTTAGTAACTGGATAAAAGACAGAATAAATAAATATATTTTTTAA
- a CDS encoding helix-turn-helix transcriptional regulator → MTEKLTNVKETDKLLNAREVASMLNVCVTTLYAHMKKGNFPQPVQILNSTRWKLSDIEEYIDSQPRGVRNQ, encoded by the coding sequence ATGACTGAGAAATTAACCAACGTAAAAGAAACTGATAAATTACTCAATGCAAGAGAAGTCGCCTCAATGCTTAATGTATGTGTGACTACACTTTATGCTCATATGAAAAAAGGCAATTTTCCTCAACCAGTACAAATATTAAATTCAACGCGGTGGAAGCTATCAGATATAGAGGAATATATAGATAGCCAACCTCGCGGAGTAAGAAATCAGTAA
- a CDS encoding single-stranded DNA-binding protein, translating to MYGLNRVTLIGHVATDLTFFELKSGIKLLKFRLVTSERWKDRDGEVNEQLEWHTIAVFNDALINLANNLLEKGDGVMIEGRLHTRNWKDKEGHKHTTAEIILDKYSGRLVLLRKKDIQND from the coding sequence ATGTATGGATTAAATAGAGTTACCTTAATAGGACATGTTGCAACAGATTTAACCTTTTTTGAACTTAAGTCTGGAATAAAACTGCTAAAATTCCGTTTAGTTACTTCTGAGAGATGGAAAGATAGAGACGGAGAAGTTAACGAACAGTTAGAATGGCACACTATCGCTGTTTTTAATGATGCTCTTATAAATTTAGCAAATAACCTTTTAGAAAAAGGCGATGGTGTGATGATTGAAGGTCGACTTCATACCAGAAACTGGAAAGATAAAGAAGGTCACAAGCACACTACTGCAGAAATCATCTTAGATAAATACTCAGGTAGATTAGTGTTATTGCGTAAAAAGGATATTCAGAATGACTGA
- a CDS encoding DUF2786 domain-containing protein, protein MDDKLRKRIEALLAMTQENGCTPAEAESAKRKAEELLTRLGVNESNYQMHHEIYRFKSDLIGYLYWKCVVILVRRVTNVFTLTGKETEYHIYGKKPYVDIATYILEVAQTGVERQIIDYKKRKLIPPSTTNLNVRLFMQGCIKRISQRILEIFSDNIDKEELLSAKNYCSTITKWKNGNNLSMADINAPAFAEGQQAGDKINLSKAVNRNQLNGGYLK, encoded by the coding sequence ATGGATGATAAATTACGTAAAAGAATAGAAGCATTACTTGCTATGACGCAAGAAAATGGATGCACCCCAGCCGAAGCAGAGAGCGCCAAAAGAAAAGCGGAAGAGCTACTCACGCGTTTAGGAGTTAATGAATCCAATTATCAAATGCATCATGAGATATACAGATTTAAATCTGATTTAATTGGTTATTTATATTGGAAATGTGTTGTCATCTTGGTGCGCAGAGTTACTAATGTTTTTACATTAACAGGTAAAGAAACAGAATATCATATATATGGTAAAAAGCCTTATGTAGATATAGCAACTTATATTTTGGAAGTAGCACAAACAGGTGTAGAGCGTCAAATTATAGATTATAAAAAACGCAAATTAATACCGCCATCTACTACTAATTTAAATGTTAGATTGTTTATGCAAGGGTGTATAAAAAGAATATCTCAAAGAATTTTAGAAATATTTTCAGACAATATTGACAAAGAAGAACTCTTATCAGCAAAAAATTATTGTTCCACGATAACCAAGTGGAAAAACGGCAATAACTTATCTATGGCCGATATAAACGCCCCTGCCTTTGCGGAAGGTCAACAGGCTGGCGACAAGATTAATTTAAGCAAAGCAGTAAATCGTAACCAGCTTAATGGCGGATACCTTAAATAA
- a CDS encoding DUF2312 domain-containing protein: MSEILEENQETVTAKQLLSFIERIERLEEEKNTINTDIKQVYLELKGNGFDAKAVKTIIALRKKEADVLQQEEETLKLYRERLGI; this comes from the coding sequence ATGAGTGAAATTCTCGAAGAAAATCAAGAGACAGTCACAGCTAAACAATTACTTTCATTCATCGAAAGAATCGAAAGATTAGAAGAAGAAAAAAACACAATCAACACAGATATAAAACAAGTTTATCTTGAGCTTAAAGGCAATGGTTTTGATGCGAAAGCAGTTAAAACAATTATAGCTTTACGTAAAAAAGAGGCTGATGTCTTACAACAAGAAGAAGAGACATTAAAGTTATATAGAGAAAGATTAGGAATTTAA
- a CDS encoding recombinase RecT: MTHSPLALMAQKYNFSPEKFKETVVKTCMSGDPKPEEFHAFISVANEYGLNPLTKEIYAFPKRGGGIMPIVSVDGWVKIIHSNNKFDGLQFRDNLDENGKLISITCCIKLANVTMPIEVTEYLSECMQNSDTWKKYPSRMLRHKALIQCARYAFGYSGIFDEDEAHRINQPVLEVTTIDIEKIQQIKNLLKTTAIDENTILEHFNIASLEELTETQAEIALKKLQKSQKKLTKDNNSYLEYKDATE, translated from the coding sequence ATGACACATTCACCTTTAGCCCTTATGGCACAAAAATATAATTTTTCACCTGAGAAATTCAAAGAAACAGTAGTAAAAACATGTATGTCAGGAGACCCTAAACCAGAAGAATTTCACGCTTTTATTTCAGTAGCAAATGAATATGGTTTAAATCCCCTAACTAAAGAAATTTATGCCTTCCCTAAAAGGGGCGGTGGTATTATGCCAATCGTATCTGTTGATGGCTGGGTAAAGATAATTCATTCTAATAACAAGTTTGACGGATTACAATTTAGAGATAATCTAGACGAAAATGGTAAGTTAATCTCTATAACCTGCTGTATAAAATTAGCAAATGTAACCATGCCAATAGAGGTAACTGAATATCTAAGTGAATGTATGCAAAATAGTGACACTTGGAAAAAGTACCCTTCTCGCATGTTACGTCATAAAGCCTTAATTCAATGTGCAAGATATGCTTTTGGTTATAGCGGTATCTTTGACGAAGATGAAGCCCACCGTATAAATCAGCCAGTGTTAGAAGTTACAACAATTGATATAGAAAAAATACAACAAATTAAAAACTTACTAAAAACTACAGCTATAGATGAAAATACTATCTTAGAACATTTTAACATAGCTAGCTTAGAAGAATTAACAGAAACCCAAGCGGAAATAGCTTTAAAGAAATTACAAAAAAGCCAAAAGAAGTTAACCAAGGATAACAATAGTTACTTAGAGTATAAAGATGCAACAGAATAG
- a CDS encoding XRE family transcriptional regulator, whose translation MSEKKPEQAERLTKARIARGFKNARAAALFFGWAYHTYIQHEQGLRGLSRSAKRYAKAFRVSEGWLLTGEGTEPKMSNAPIPESVAIENELNQLLANADEAKLALYLRVLKSLDS comes from the coding sequence ATGTCTGAGAAAAAACCTGAACAAGCAGAAAGACTTACTAAAGCACGAATTGCAAGAGGATTTAAAAATGCAAGAGCTGCGGCTCTTTTTTTTGGGTGGGCGTACCATACATACATCCAACATGAACAAGGTCTAAGAGGGTTATCCCGTAGTGCTAAACGCTATGCAAAAGCTTTTAGAGTAAGTGAGGGCTGGCTATTAACAGGAGAAGGCACAGAGCCTAAAATGAGCAACGCGCCTATCCCTGAATCAGTAGCTATTGAAAACGAACTTAATCAACTTTTGGCAAATGCAGATGAGGCAAAATTAGCTCTATATCTACGTGTTCTGAAGTCTCTAGATTCCTAA
- a CDS encoding helix-turn-helix domain-containing protein codes for MTKIDAKHIRKNLNLTLDEMAKKLGVNKSTVWRWEKYGIPNRGGVAYLLQSLTPPQGNSCVGEIQPKVESSNTNSP; via the coding sequence ATGACAAAAATAGATGCAAAACATATTCGTAAAAATCTTAATTTAACTTTAGATGAAATGGCTAAAAAGTTAGGAGTTAATAAGTCCACCGTATGGCGTTGGGAAAAATATGGTATCCCAAATCGCGGAGGTGTAGCATATTTATTACAATCCCTAACTCCCCCGCAAGGTAATAGTTGCGTTGGCGAAATACAACCTAAGGTTGAATCAAGTAACACAAACAGCCCATAG
- a CDS encoding helix-turn-helix domain-containing protein → MKHLITSPEDIGFTLDKVRKQQGLSLEDLEGLSGCSYSSLYQWRVGNKEPKLKTILKMTTALKVKVIFEVGNTEQK, encoded by the coding sequence ATGAAACATCTTATAACCAGCCCTGAAGACATCGGCTTTACTCTTGATAAAGTACGTAAGCAACAAGGGTTATCCTTAGAAGATTTAGAAGGCTTGTCTGGCTGTTCTTATTCTTCATTATATCAATGGCGTGTAGGTAATAAGGAACCTAAGCTAAAAACAATTTTAAAAATGACAACAGCCTTAAAGGTAAAAGTAATTTTTGAAGTAGGGAATACTGAACAGAAGTAA